CTCAAACTCTTTTTCTATCCCACTAATTTGTCGCTGCAATTTTACATCTGCGATAATATGTTGTTCTATTTTTGAAACTGCATGTTTTACTGTTGTGTGATTGCGATCACCAAGATACGCACCGATTTCACGCAGCGATCTGTCAGTATTTTTTTTCATGATATACATGGTAATTTGTCGTGCAAAAGCTAATTCCTTATTTCTGTTTTCTGAACGTAACTCATCCAACGAATAAGGAAAATATTTTGCTACAGCCTTAATAACTGCTTTAAAATCAACCGACTCTTTGACTGCACACTCATCGTGTAAAAAGACTTTTTTAACCAAAGCCAACGTGATATGCTCTTTCGTCAACTGCGCATACGCTATGACACGTATTAAAGCACCTTCCAACTCTCTGATATTAGAAGTAACATGCGATGCAAGAAAGTGAGCAACTTCATCACTTACAACTTGTCCACTTTCTTCAGCTTTTCTTTTTAAAATAGCTGTTTTAACTTCAATACAAGGTTGATGAATATCAGCAATCATTCCCGATGACAATCGTGATCGTAATCGCTCTGCAATCCCATTAATATTTTGCGGAAATGTATCGCTCGAAAAAACAATTTGCTTACGCGCATCATACAAAGAATTAAAAATATGAAAAAAAGCTTCTTGGGTCGTTTCTTTATTGGAAATAAATTGAATATCATCAATCAACAATACATCAACCAACTGATATTTTTTTTGAAAACGAT
The nucleotide sequence above comes from Candidatus Babeliales bacterium. Encoded proteins:
- the dnaA gene encoding chromosomal replication initiator protein DnaA; the encoded protein is MYFIWEDFLKIVREELGSRVVETWFKAVSMTKWDAMEKVIYLQTPNAFVCNWLEKNYRPIFQTHLGRLLNVADPKVVFLTTTQKKDDSFVVNSGELQVCVSDAKTLQVKTYRPAHIIPYGSKNEQTSAKLSERYGHINQKYVFETFVVGPSNSLAYAAACAVGQKPGDLYNPLFIYGGSGLGKTHLLHAIGNTIQAHNKKALVLYQTADRFVNEFINAIRFDKIDRFQKKYQLVDVLLIDDIQFISNKETTQEAFFHIFNSLYDARKQIVFSSDTFPQNINGIAERLRSRLSSGMIADIHQPCIEVKTAILKRKAEESGQVVSDEVAHFLASHVTSNIRELEGALIRVIAYAQLTKEHITLALVKKVFLHDECAVKESVDFKAVIKAVAKYFPYSLDELRSENRNKELAFARQITMYIMKKNTDRSLREIGAYLGDRNHTTVKHAVSKIEQHIIADVKLQRQISGIEKEFE